TTTGTTATGTCAACAATTTTTCCATTTACGTAGAAAGCACCTGCATAACTTCCACCACGTGGGTTAATCGTGATAACCGAGTCAGCAGCAACATCTTTTAATGATATGTTGTAAAGGATACCATGATTTCCAGCGTTCACTTCTGTGTGATTTGTATAAGGATCAAAACCAAGCTGGAATGTATCTACCTTACCATCACCAATAACGATGCGCTCTTTCTCATTACCAACTTGTTCATCAACTGTCATTACACGCTCACTATAATAGAAGTGGCCAAGGTTATGATATTCATCACGTTCAGCATATGGTAATTTGTTGATTTTTTCTTTCGGTGTATTGCTGTATGTTGTCGCTACTGTGTAAGTCAATAATGAATCTGACTCTACGTCAGCATAGATTGTGACAGTATCTTTAGGCATTATTGTTTCACTTGTATTCAGTAATAAAGATTTTGTTTCACCTGGTTTCAGTGTAATAGTTTCATTTAATGGTCGATCAAGCGTTTCTAAAAATCGTCCAACTGCATTTTTCCCTACTTGGTAAATGTACAAGTACGGTCCACCTGATCCGTAATGAGGGATTTTAACAGTTGCCGTCTTATCAGAAGGGTTGTGGACTGTAAAATGTAATGTAATTGGTTTGTCTGTGCCATTTTGCTTATGAATGGCAAAGCGTTGTGCGCCAGATAGTGAGTATTGATAATGAATGTTCTCACCTGTAATCTGTTCTGGACTATTCACTCGAACGACTTTGTAACCTTGTTCTTTCATCTGACTTTCAATAATTGGATAAGTCAACGCATTACCAGAATTGACATCGAACTTATCACCTAAAGCAGTAAAACGTTTGTAAAATTCATCTTCGGGATAAAGTAATTCATCTTCAATTGTAATTGTTTTTGAGTATTGTCCCATTAACCCTTCAGCATCCCATGCTTTGATAGTAATCGTCTGAGGACCAGGTGTGAAGAATCCCAGTTTCTGATTGACCCATTCTGAACGGACAACTTTTTTGTCATCACTACTTAGCCCTTCATAGTAGATCGGTTCACCCATTTTATAACTATCTTTGTCTGTTCTAAAGAAAGCATTAGGTGTTTGGTTTTTAGGTACTTCAGGTTTTGAGTTTGTTGAGCCTCCGCTTACAACTTGAGAATATGTAATTACAATTGCGTTTCTTTCCTTATCAAACCCAATAAAATCAGCAAAAGCTTCAGTAAATACTTTTAATTGTATTAACAGTGAGCCATCTTTGTTAATCGTTGTTGGTACATTAGAAGATACGTATTGATCGTTGAGAATGTATCCCTTTTTTCCTTGCTGTAATCGTAAAGTTGACTCACCTCGGGTAACGACATATTGCTTGTTCGACGAATCATATGTAAGAGTTGCGCGTAATTCATTTGCTAGTGAACGTAACGAAGCATATGATGTTCCATTCTCATTTAGATGTTCTGTTTGAGATACGCTAAATGCATTATCGTGATATATTTGTTTCGTATTAATAGGTAGAACTAATCGGTGAAATTCTTTTGCACTAACATTAATGTTTGTAGCAAAGAATAATAAGCTGCAAATGAACAGCAAACATAATCGTTTCATAATGAATCTCCTCTTTAAAAAATTGAATTGTAGTGAATGTGAAGGTTTAGCGGATAAGCAAGTATTGCACTCATCTTTTTCAATTTAATGTGGATAACCAAAACTAGGTTAATACAACAAAATTAAAAAAAGATAATCTGTACAATAGTATGCGATTGAATACAGAAATAGGCAACATTTTTGGAGGAATCGAAATAAAAATGAAATAAAAAACACATTTGTGCATCAAAGTCACAAATGTGTTATGGTCTATTTTGCTAATAGTTTACGAATATCATCTTCTAGCTTGTCAGGGTTAGTTGCAGGTGCATAGCGTTCTTCTACAACACCATCACGGTTAATTAGAAACTTTGAAAAGTTCCATTTAATTTCTGATGTAAGAAGTCCATTCTTTTCATTAATCAGATATTTAAAGAGTGGGTGAGCGTTCTTCCCTTTTACAATTGTTTTCGAAAACATCGGAAAGTCTACACCATAGTTTAACTTACAAAACTCTTCAATCTGGTCATCTTCAGCAAATTCTTGGTTCATAAATTGGTCACTTGGAAACCCAAGAACGGTAAATCCTTCATCTTTATATTGGTCATATAGCTTTTGTAGTCCTTCAAATTGAGGAGTAAAGCCACATTTACTAGCTGTATTTACAATTAAGATAACGTTTCCTCTATAATCAGAAAGGGATTGTTGCTTACCAGTTATTGTCGTTACTTCAAAATCATAGACAGTTGTCAATTCTCCAACCTCCAATAAAAATATTAGATATTACTGATTGAAATGCAACCTTATTATAATATAGTTTGTACAATTAGCATAACATTAAGTGGTAAAGATGAGAATTTAAGATAGAAAAGTATTGATGCTATCATGAATATAGGTGAAATACATCATTGACATCCCAATCTAGAGCGCTTACAATTTATAGTAGTTATTAGTTATTAGTTATTAGTTATTAGTTATTTTAGAAAACCGTAGCAATTAGAAATGAGTGTTTATTCATGTCATTATCTGAAGAACGTCGAATAGGACGTCATGCTGTTCTTCTTGTGCTTAATAGTGAAGAAGATATGCTTCATAAGCTCAATTGGAAAAGCGCTATTGGAAAAGTCGGCTCAATGGAATCGAATAAAGTAGTTGCTGCGATTGAAACAGCAGCAAAGCGAAATAAAATTATAAATTCAGATGTATATCGTGAAGCACATGCTTTGTATCATGCTATAATGGAGGCCCTTCATGGAGTTACAAGAGGGCAGGTGCAATTAGGTAGTGTCCAACGAACAGTAGGGTTAAAGTTTGCTATTCTTCGTGGAAATCCATATGAGAATGAAGTAGAAGGTGAATGGATTGCAGTGGCACTATATGGTACGATTGGTGCACCTGTTAGGGGTTCAGAGCATGAAGCAATCGGATTAGGTATTAATCACATTTAAATAAAACTATGCCCATAGTTTAGTAGTTAGATATTAGGGGGCTGTATTTTGAAATCATAATGATTTCGAGTACAGCCTCTTTTTGTTTTTACACTTTAGTTAATGAAAGCGTTTGTGACTTATAAAGTATTTGAGGACTGTGATAAGTAAGAAAGGGGATATGTGAAAATTGGTAACGTTAAATGGAGAATCGTTGACATTAGCTGAACTTAAATCGGTTTTATATGATAACGAGCTAGTTACAGCATCAATTAAAAGTATGCAAAAGGTTGGAGAAAGCCGTAAAGCAGTAGAGCGAATTGTAGAAAACGGAGAAATTGTGTATGGAATTACGACAGGGTTTGGGAAGTTTAGTGATGTATTGATTGATAAGAAAGATGTTGAAGAACTTCAGCTCAATTTAATACATTCGCATGCATGTGGTGTAGGAGAACCTTTTCCTGAAGTCGTATCTCGAGCAATGATCGTGCTACGTGCAAATGCATTATTAAAAGGGTTTTCAGGAGTAAGACCACTCATCATAGAAAATCTCATCCATCTTGTCAACGCAAACATCCATCCTGTTATTCCTCAGCAAGGTTCACTTGGTGCAAGTGGTGACTTAGCTCCATTATCACATTTGGCGCTTGTGTTAATGGGGGAAGGAGAGGTTTTTTATAAGGGAGAGCGTATTCCTTCATTACAAGCTCTATTAAAAGAAGATATATTCCCAGTAACATTAACCGCAAAAGAAGGATTAGCACTTATTAATGGTACACAAGCAATGACTGCTATGGGAGTAGTTAATTATCTAGAAGCAGAACAACTAGCATATCAGTCAGAGGCAATTGCTTCAGTCACATTAGAAGCTTTGCAAGGAATCATTGATGCATTTGATGAAGATGTTCATTTGGCTCGAGGTTATAAAGAACAGGTTGATGTGGCGAAGCGTATTAGAAAATATGTTAAGGACAGTAAGCTTATTTCCCGACAAGGAGAGCTACGCGTCCAAGATGCTTATTCATTGAGATGTATTCCGCAAGTTCATGGTGCAACATGGCAAGCGCTTAATTATGTGAAAGAAAAACTAGAAATCGAAATGAATGCGGCAACGGATAATCCGCTAATCTTTGAAGATGGTAACAAAGTTATTTCAGGTGGTAATTTCCATGGTCAGCCTATTGCGATTGCAATGGATTTCTTGAAAATTGCTGTAGCTGAACTTGCTAACATTTCTGAACGTCGTATTGAACGACTCGTAAATCCACAGCTCAATGACTTGCCACCGTTTCTAAGTCCAGAACCGGGATTGCAGTCAGGAGCAATGATTATGCAGTATTGTGCAGCTGCGCTAGTATCTGAAAACAAAACATTGGCTCATCCTGCTAGTGTCGATTCAATTCCTTCATCAGCAAATCAAGAAGATCATGTCAGTATGGGTACAATCGGTGCTCGTCATGCATATCAAATTATTCAAAATGTACGGCAAGTAATATCTATTGAAGCTATATGTGCAATGCAAGCAGTTGAAATTAGAGGAAAGGAAAAGATGGCGCCACTTACAAGACAAATCTTTGAAAAAGGTCGTACAGTTGTTCCATTCATTGAAAAAGACCGCGTATTCTCAAAGGATATTGAAGCAATGAAAGATTTGTTACAGCAATCTTCAGTGGATCTCGCCATTCAAACACATACAAAATCGTAAATAGATAATGCAATGTTGGTTATATGTCTTTTGGAAATAGAAGCGTTTCAAGTGCTTAATTAGTGTCAGCGAATTATGAAATGAATTTAAAGGAGGAAGAAGAATGGAAACAACAAAGCGAAACATTGTTGCAAAAAAAGGGTTAGAACTTGAATGCAAAGGATGGGAACAGGAAGCTGTCTTGCGTATGTTATACAACAATCTTGATCCAGATGTAGCTGAGAAACCAGAAGATCTTGTTGTGTATGGAGGGATTGGGAAGGCAGCACGAAACTGGGAATCTTTTGATGCAATTGTAGACCAATTACGAACACTTGAAGCAGATGAGACATTGCTCGTGCAATCAGGAAAGCCTGTAGGTCGATTCAAAAGTCACCGTCATGCACCAAGAGTGTTGCTATCGAACTCAGTGTTAGTTCCGAAATGGGCAAATTGGGAAACGTTCAATGAGCTTGAAAAAGAAGGCTTAATGATGTACGGACAAATGACAGCAGGAAGCTGGATTTATATTGGAACACAAGGGATTTTGCAAGGGACGTATGAGACTTTTGCAGCTGTTGCAAAAAAACACTTTAATAATAGTTTACGAGGCACGATTACATTAACTGCTGGCCTAGGTGGAATGGGTGGTGCTCAACCACTTTCTGTAACGATGAATGGCGGTGTTGTCATTGCCGTGGATGTTGATGAATCGCGAATCGAAAAACGATTGAAAACGAAATATTGTGACCGATTGACTCATTCGATTGATGAAGCAATTGAATGGGCAGAGCAAGCAAAGAGTAACAAAGAACCACTTTCAATTGGACTTGTTGGAAATGCAGCAGAGGTTCACCATGAATTATTAAAACGTAATGTGAAAATCGATATCGTAACGGATCAAACGTCTGCACACGATCCGTTAAATGGCTATATTCCAGAAGCAATGTCACTAGCTGAAGCAGAAGAACTACGTAAAACAAATCCAGACAGGTATGTTCAACTTGCCAATCAAAGTATGAAAAATCACGTTGAAGCGATGCTTGAGTATCAAAAGCGAGGATCCATCGTGTTTGATTATGGTAATAATATTCGTCAAGTAGCTAAGGATGAGGGTCTTGAAGCTGCATTTGATTTTCCTGGTTTTGTACCAGCATATATTCGACCATTATTCTGCGAAGGAAAGGGACCATTCCGTTGGGCAGCATTATCAGGTGATCCTGAAGATATTTATCGTACAGATGCATTGATTAAAGAGTTATTTCCAGAAAATGAAGCTTTGTGTCGTTGGATTGATATGGCACAAGAGCAAGTTGCATTTCAAGGGTTGCCGTCTCGAATTTGTTGGTTAGGTTATGGTGAACGTAAAAAGATGGGATTAGCGATTAATGAACTTGTGAAAAAAGGCGAGTTAAAAGCACCAATTGTCATTGGGCGTGACCATTTAGATTGTGGGTCTGTTGCGTCACCGAATCGTGAAACAGAAGCTATGAAAGACGGAAGTGATGCAGTTGGAGATTGGGCGATTCTTAATGCGCTCATCAATACGGCAGGAGGAGCAAGCTGGGTATCTGTTCATCATGGTGGTGGTGTAGGTATGGGTTATTCGCTTCATGCTGGAATGGTAGTCGTTGCAGATGGAACAGATTTAGCACAAGAACGTCTTGAACGAGTGTTAACTACTGATCCAGGAATGGGCATTATTCGTCACGCTGATGCAGGTTATGAACGTGCGAAGGAAGTAGCGAAAGAACGTGGCGTTAACATCCCAATGGATAGCAATTAATAGGAACGGTGAAATAACGGGAAGCAATGAAACTAGTTTATACACGATTATAAATGCTGAATAGACCTCATAAAAATTATTAGACTATCATAATGGAAAACAAATTTGGAAGGAGTTCAATTAATGGATACATTTGACGTTTTGCTAATGAACATAGGTCAACTATTAACGATGGAATCCGATGGACCAAGAAAAGGAACGGATATGAAGACATTGCCGATGATAGAAAATGCGGCAATAGGAGTAAAAGACGGGAAGGTTTGTTTTATTGGCAAAAATGAAGAGGCTAGTCACATTAAAGCGGAACAAACGATTGATTGTGAAGGTAAGCTTGTAACACCAGGATTAGTCGATCCTCATACACATCTTGTATTTGGAGGTTCTCGTGAACATGAATTAGCTCTTAAGCAACAGGGTGTACCTTATCTAGAAATTTTGAAACGTGGTGGGGGTATTCTTTCAACTGTTGAAGCAACGAGAAATGCGACTGAAGAAGAGCTGTTTGAAAAAGCACATTTTCATTTAAATCGAATGCTTTCATATGGTATTACGACGATTGAAGCAAAAAGTGGTTATGGTTTAGATAAGGAAACGGAAATGAAACAGCTTCGCGTAGCAAAACAGCTTGATGAACAACATCATGTAGATATCGTTCGAACTTTCTTAGGTGCACATGCTATTCCAGCATCTCATAAAGACAAATCTGATGAGTTTTTGAATGAAATGATCGATTTATTGGATCTTATAAGCGAAGAAAATCTTGCGGAATTCGTAGATATTTTTACTGAAACAGGTGTTTTCACTGTTGAACAATCACGTAAATATTTGCAAATTGCAAAAGATAAAGGGTTCGATTTGAAAATACATGCTGATGAAATTGATCCACTAGGTGGAACAGAGCTGGCTGCTGACCTAGGAGCAGTATCTGCTGATCATTTAGTAGGTGCATCAGACATTGGCATTGAAAAACTTGCTAATGGAAATACGATTGCTGTACTCCTACCAGGAACGACTTTCTATCTCGGAAAGAAGGATACAGCAAGAGCACGAAAGATGATTGAAGAAGGTGTAGCTGTTGCACTTGCAACAGATTTCAACCCAGGAAGTTCACCTACTGAGAACTTACAATTTATTATGACGCTTGCTGCACTTCATTTGAAAATGACACCAGAGGAGATCTGGAATGCGATAACAGTCAATGCAGCTCATGCAATTAATCGTGGTAATACGAGTGGTCAGCTTACTATGGGAAGAGAAGCAGATATTGTCATTTGGGATGCACCTAATTATATGTATTTACCGTATCATTACGGAGTTAATCATGTTAATCGTGTATTGAAAAAAGGTGAAACAGTTTTCCAAAGAGGTGAACATGTTGAAAGATTATCATTATCTTAAACGAGCAAATACCCCATTTATTGATCGGCATGTGACAAAGGTAACAGATTTAATTAAAACATGGGATGGAAACAGCATTCATGATATTGGTTTGATTGGTGTGCCCCTTTCAAAAACGTCAATTAGTCATTCAGGTGCAGCTTTTGCTCCACAAACGATTCGAAAAGCACTAGGTGCGTTTACAACGTATTCGATTGATGATGATCTTGATCTGAGTTCATGGAAAATTGATGATCTTGGTGATGTTACGATGCACGTAACAGATTTGCTTGTATCTCAAAATCGCGTATATGAAACACTTGAACAACTATTTTTAAATCATCCTCATTTTATACCAATTGTATTAGGTGGGGATAATTCAATTAGCTATCCAACAATTAAAGCTTTTTCAAAAGCAAAAGGCAAGGTTGGAGTGATTCAATTTGATGCACATCATGATGTGCGCAACCTAGAAGATGGTGGGCCATCAAATGGAACCCCATTTCGTAGTTTAATAGAATCAAAAACGATTCAAGGGAAACACCTCGTTCAAGTTGGAATACGTGATTTTGCAAATAGTCGTGAATATCGAACATATGCAAAAGAGAATGACGTAGTTGTCCATAGCATGAAAGAAGTACGTGAACGAAACATTGTAGATATATTAAAAGCAGATCTTGAGATTATTAAGAAGGATGTAGATGTCATCTATGTTTCAGTTGACATGGATGTGTTAGATCAATCGCAAGCACCAGGATGTCCTGCTATTGGTCCAGGTGGAATGGATGCAATAACATTGTTTGAGGCAATTTCCTATTTAGCGCAAGATGAAAAAGTGAAAGGGCTAGAAATTGTAGAACTTGATCCTACGGTTGACTTTCGAGATATGACAAGTCGAGTCGCAGCACACGTCATTTTGAATTTTCTTAAAGGTAAACAAAAAAGTGGATATAAACATGTTTAACTGGAGGGAGCATAGTTAGCTCCTCTCCAGTTTTTTTATTATATTATTTTGTAGCTTTCTGTATTTTTTTAATCATTTTTAATGAACGACCTGTACCGATAGCAACAGATTCTAATGGATTAGGAGCTATGTGGACGGGCACAATGATCTCGTTGCTCAACCATTCTTGGATACCATGTAATAATGCACCTCCACCAGAGATAACGACACCATGATCTACAATTTCACCACTTAGCTCAGGGGGACAATCTTCTAAAGTCGTACGGATTGTTTCAAGGATCTGTAAAAGTGATTCCTTAATAGACTCTTGTATTTCAGTTGAACGAAGCTCAATCGTTTTGGGAAGTCCATTTACAAGATTACGTCCTCGCACTTGGATTGTTAATTCCTCATGCTCAACAAGTGCATAACCGATTTCCATCTTAATTTGCTCTGCTGTGCGCTCTCCGATTAAGACGTTATATTTCTTTTTAACGTAAGAGCAAATATTATCATCAAGTTGATCTCCTCCAACTCGAATCGATTGTGCTGTAACGATTCCACCGAGTGAGATAATGGCAACCTCTGTTGTACCTCCACCAATATCAACTATTGCATTTGCCATAGGTTCATCAACAGGTAAGTCTGCTCCAATAGCTGCTGCGACAGGTTCTTCAATTAAGTTAATCGTTTTTGCTCCAAAACTCTTAATTGCATCGTGAATAGCTCTGCGTTCAACAGATGTTGAACCAGAAGGAGTACATACAACGACATTTGGTTTTCGAAGTGAGCGACCTAGTTTCTTACTAGAGGTTTGCATGATTTTTTTTAACATTTCAGTTGTTACGTCAAAATCTGCAATTACTCCATCCTTTAGTGGTCGAACTGAAACGATGTTACTAGGTGTTTTTCCAACCATATCTTTTGCTTCAGTTCCAACTGCTAGAACTTGATTTGATTTTATATCAATTGCCGCAACAGACGGCTCATTATAAATAACTCCTTTGTTCTTACTATATACAATGATATTTGCTGTTCCTAAATCAATTCCGATATCTGTAGTTGAAAACATTTCTTCCACCCAATCTATTATAGTAAATTTAACAATCTCCTATAATTTTTCTAGTCCTGATGGCACATTTGTGGGGGTTTAGAAAAAGATATATGAATAATAAATACTGGAAATTACAATATGTCACATGGAAAATGAACTTGTATTTCGTTCTCAGTAGTAAAGTTTGACAACAATAAAGTCGCAAGCTATGATGAAATTACAATTTAAAGAAGTCCACTAGGGGCGCCAAAAAATGGCTGAGATAAGGAGTAATCCTTAGTCCCTCATAACCTGATCTGGTTAGTACCAGCGTAGGGAAGTGGAGTCGGTGTTGAGATATGATCTCATTTAAGATATTAGAATGCGTAATTCAAAAACCGCTCCAGTTCAGGGGTGGTTTTTTTTATATGGTCATTAATCTACCCTTTCCCTAGTGATTTCTAAATTTGAGGAGGTTTAACTTGATGGAACAAGCATGTGCATTGACAATAGCAGGAACGGATCCAAGTGGTGGAGCAGGGATTCAGGCTGATTTGAAGACATTTCAAGAATTAGATGTGTATGGAATGTCTGTTATTACTTCCGTTGTCGCTCAAAATACGATGGGAGTAAAAGATTGTATTCATCTACCGGTTACTTTTATTGAGAAACAGCTAGATAGTGTAATTGAAGATATTTCCCCACATGCAATAAAATCAGGCATGATCGCATCAACTGAAATGATTGAACTCATTTATTCAAAATTAGCGAATGCAGATGTTCCATATGTTATTGATCCGGTAATGGTAGCAACGAGTGGAGATCCACTAATCGACCAGAAGGCAAGAAATTGTCTAAGAGAGAAGTTAATTCCAATTACATCTATTGTAACTCCGAATATTCCAGAAGCTGAAGTACTAGTAGAAAGAGAGATTCATACACAAGAAGATATGGAAGAATCTGCAAAAATCATAGTGCATCAACTGGGTGCCGATGCAGTTGTAGTAAAAGGGGGACATATGGATGGTGATGCGTTAGATATTTTTTATGATGGGAAGGAAATTGTCACATTAAGATCTCCACGATTTTTGACAAAACATACGCACGGAACAGGGTGTACGTTCTCAGCAGTGATTACAGCAGAGTTAGCAAAAGGTGCTTCAACCCATGAAGCTGTCCAAACAGCAAAAAAGTTTATATCTGCTGCGATTGAGCATACGTTAGGACTTGGTAAGGGTAATGGACCAACGAATCATTGGGCTTATCAAAAATCATTAACTCAAAAGTTGTAGAGGTGGGAGAATATGAATCGTAAAAAAATAATTCAGATGGTTGAACAAGTTCGTATACATAATCCATTAATTCATAACCTTACGAATGTTGTTGTAACGAATTTCACTGCAAATGGTTTACTCGCCATTGGTGCATCACCTGTAATGTCAACGGCAATTGAAGAGGTAGAGGATCTTGCTTCAATATCGAATGGTGTTTTAATTAACATTGGTACAGTAACATCGAGAGAAATTGAAGCGATGTTACTTGCTGGAAAAGCTGCGAATAAGAAAGGCATACCTGTTGTATTGGATCCTGTTGGTGTCGGTGCAACTCCATTTAGAATGAAAACCGTCCAAAAGTTATTGGAAAATGTAAAGTTTACAGCTATACGTGGTAATGCTGCTGAAATAGCAAATATAATCGGTGAGTCATGGGAGATTAAAGGTGTTGATTCTCAAGGTGACGGTGATGTGCGAAGATTAGCAACTGCTGCTGCAAACCAGTTGAAGACAATGGTTGTTGTGACAGGGGAAGTTGACATCATTAGTAATGGTAAATTGACTTATGAAGTACATAATGGGCATGTTTGGATGACGAAGGTAACAGGTTCGGGATGTCTATTAGGGGCTGTTGTTAGTGCGTTCCTTGCAGCAAATGAAAATAAGCTTGAAGCATCAGTTGCGGCACTTGTCTATTATGGAGTCGCGGCAGAGCTAGCTGTAAAGCAAGCAACTGGTCCAGGCAGTTTCCAAACGGCATTTTTAGATGCACTCTCAAATGTGAATGAGGAAGAAATCCAAGGACTTGCTTCTTATAATGAATTAATCATAGGTGAATCTCATGTATAAAGACAGTATAGAAAATTATTTACAGCTATATTTCATAATGGGCAGTGAAAATTGTTATGTTGATCCGATTCACGTGTTAGAAGAAGCCATTAAAGGTGGTGTAACATGTTTTCAATTCCGCGAAAAAGGGGCGAGTGCTTTAAAGGGGAGAGAGAAAGAGGAATTAGCACGGATGTTGCAATCAATTTGCCAAAAGCACCGTATCCCATTTATTGTGAACGATGACTTACATTTAGCAGAAATGTTAAAGGCTGACGGAGTACATGTTGGTCAGCAAGATACAGAAATTTCTTATGTGCGTAAACAATTTTCTAAACAGATCGTGGGTTTGTCAGTGCATACAATTGCAGAAGCAATTGATGCAAAGCGAAATGAAGTTGATTACATTGGTGTAGGGCCAATTTATTCTACAACTACAAAAGTAGATGCAAAAAGTTCAATTGGTCCAAACAGAATCCGTAACATCATAAAAGAGGGTGTTGATATTCCGACAGTTGGAATTGGAGGAATCAATCAAACAAATTGTGATCAAGTATTAGAGGCTGGAGCGAGTGGTATAGCAGTGATTTCAGCGATAAGTAATGCTGTTTCACCACTTGAGGCAGCAAGTCAATTACGAAAAAAAGAAAGGTAACTCTGCGAAAGCATGAGTTACCTTTCTTTAAATTGAAAGATAAGAATATAGGGTATTTGTAGATATCTAAAACTCTTTAATTAAGTATAATTGGCTTTTCTTAATTTAATTTGAATTTGGAAATCAATTTCTCTAGTTCTGAACAAGCTTGATTAAGTTCTTGTACTGTGCCAGAGATTGTACGTAAAGCCATCAATTGATCATCTGTAGAAGCACTAATTTCTTCAGTGGCTGCTGCTGATTGTTGAGAGATTGCTGATACACTTTGAATTGAATTATTTACAATATTTTCATTATCTCTTATTTGATTAACTTCTAATGCTATATCTTCGATTGATTTGACCAAATGATGCATCATCGAAGCGATGTTTTTGAATGCATCACTCGTATGCAAAACTGCATCCTGTTGTTCAAAACTTATCGCAATTGTTTTGCCCATCGCTTCCTTTGCACGTTCTGATTCGATCTGAATTGTAGAAATTTTATCATGTATCTCGCTTGTTGCTTGTGCAGATTGCTCAGCTAGTTTTCGGACTTCTTCTGCAACGACTGCAAATCCTTTTCCGCTTTCTCCAGCCCTAGCTGCTTCTATGCTAGCATTAAGCGCAAGTAAGTTGGTTTGATTAGATATGTTTGAAATAGATTCTGAAACAGACTCAATCTCTTTTACTTTTAGAACGAGATTTTCGAGAACATTTTTGACCGATTTGACTTCAGAATTTGAGCGATCTGATTTGACTTGTAATTCTTCTAAACTTTCCAGCCCTTCATTACTGGCATTTGTAGATTTAAGAGATAAATCTTTGATAAGATTAACTGATTCGTGAACTTGGTTAATTTTACTTAGAAGTACATTTGTTTTTTCACTCATTTTGTCAACTTCTTGAGCTTGATTACCAGCTCCCTGGGCAACTTCTTCAATTGACCCAGCTATTTGTTCACTAGTTACAACCATTTCTTCGCTGATTGTTTGTAAATGATCAGATGAAGATGAAATTCCAGTTATCGCTTTTTTTACATTATTAATAATGTGATGCATGTTTGTTATCATTTCATTAAAATGTGTAGCAAGTTCTCCGACTTCATCTTTTGATTTTACAGATGCTTTAATTGATAAATCACCTGTAGAAACTAATCCAACCTGATCTTGTAAGGACACAATGGGTTTAGAAATAGTTCTAGCGGCAAAATAGATTACGATAATGGTAATGATTATCGCTATACTTCCAATAATACTACTTAATAATAGTGCTTTATTTAAGTTAGCAAAAAGATCCTTTTGTTTATAATCTACAGCAATCTTCCATCCTAATT
The sequence above is a segment of the Bacillus solimangrovi genome. Coding sequences within it:
- a CDS encoding methyl-accepting chemotaxis protein translates to MITNMHHIINNVKKAITGISSSSDHLQTISEEMVVTSEQIAGSIEEVAQGAGNQAQEVDKMSEKTNVLLSKINQVHESVNLIKDLSLKSTNASNEGLESLEELQVKSDRSNSEVKSVKNVLENLVLKVKEIESVSESISNISNQTNLLALNASIEAARAGESGKGFAVVAEEVRKLAEQSAQATSEIHDKISTIQIESERAKEAMGKTIAISFEQQDAVLHTSDAFKNIASMMHHLVKSIEDIALEVNQIRDNENIVNNSIQSVSAISQQSAAATEEISASTDDQLMALRTISGTVQELNQACSELEKLISKFKLN